CACCTTGGCTGGCTGGTCACCAAGTCCCAGGACTTTACCTGTCTcaccttccccagtgctgggattataggcatgcaacaTGCCTTGTGCTGTTTATACAGGCTCTGGGGCCTTgtacttgcaaggcaagcacttgatCCATTGGAGCTATCTTCCCAGTACTGCGCCTATTCctccagggtctcactctgtatccaaactatcctggaactcgaaATCATCCCCCTCCTGCCTTGTTTCCAGAGAAGGGAAATTGcaagcatacaccaccatgccagaCTCCAAAACCCACCTCTTGATGAGATTTTAAAATGAGTATAGAAGCtggatgatggtggcacatgcctttaatcccagcactcaggaggcagaggcaggaggatctctgtgagttcaatgccagcctggtctacagacaaagtgagttccaggacagttaaggctatacagagaaaccctgtctcaaaaacaaaacaaaacagaaaaatatagaaGGATCACCATATACCTTATATACAGTTTCTTTGATCACTTAGGGCAGTGGAGTGGCAATCcgttatttcttcctttactctCACAAATGGTTCTTGGATCTACAGCTGCACATTGATTCTTAAACCTTCCAGGAACTGGGACCTTAGAGGTCTGAGGTCATATGACCCTGCCTCCCTGTTTGATTGACAATTCTCACAAAGGACCCCAGGTGGCAAAAAGAGGGTTAGAGAGGCTAGGCTAATGGGTGTTCCTGAGGGGCAGAAATCAAAGAGACTAGGTTCCTTTGTGCTGGGCGGGCCAGAATTCCCACAAAGGGCTGCACCAGGCCATCCTAGGGTTAGTGTGAACCTATATAACACACCATGAAGGGGACTCAGACAATCTAAAGTGAAGGGTCCGTTTTCCCCATTTCTTATGTTCAAGGAGACTTTCTGGGCCAGCTTTTAGTGGTCTGTTTCATCCATCCATACTAGTCTTACAATTCTAattctggggttaaagacatgcaccacctggtttctatgacaaactagtatggctactgggatttaaaggtgtgtgttattgtggcctggtctgtaaggctgatctgtaaggctggccagtgtggctgttttactctctgaactggcaagctttatttgttaaaataaaaatgaaatgccactccACTAGAGCATCTCCCCACCTGGACCCTCCTGGCACATTCTCTTCTCCACTGTCAAGCTCAAGCAAGGCTCAGGGGATGCTGGGAAAATGCTAAGCAGTTTTTCGATATTTACAATACACACTGTGACAGTATTTCAGAGCAAGATCAGTGTTcaaaaaggggaggaggggagcccAAAAAAGCATTCAAGAGGAACAGAAAAGCCTATTGAAGTGTTGTCCAGCCATTTTGCAAGAGCCATGCTCTATTTCCAGATATTTTGCCAATTggcatttatataaatttataacgAAGTGGTAAACATTGAAGCCCAAggcaattaataaaaaagcataAAGCTCCAAGGACAAGCAGGTAAACCAAAGTAGCTCCCACCACTGTGGGCTTTAAGTCTGAACTTAGTCACTACTCCACCAGGCGACCTGGCACCTCCTGAATCTACCTGTTTCTCCTGTTGGGAGAAGTTTCAGCCCTGTCCCGCAGGATCGttaagggtgtgccaccacaggTGGGACCGGGAAAAGTTTAATTTCATTCGACTGTGTTCCGCTACTTTCTCCTCTTAGGGGACACTGGATCTTCTCACCACAGCCCCTCTGAATGGTTTTGTTGGTTCTCTCAAACGTTCCTACTTTCTCAGGACGCCCCAGGTCATCCCATCCCAAACCCCCGCCAGCCACTGCTACCCACTGACTCTTACCCCACCCCAGCTTACAGGCAGTCACAAGCAGCCGTGGATAGCCCCCCTTAAGGCATATTAGGGGCGCCCTAGAAACTCTTCTCAGAGACTGTGTTCCCTCCTCCATTTCCGCATGGTACCACGCTATGCACCCCCGAAAAGCACCCTCCCTCATAGAAAAGCAAATAGGACGCGTTGGGCAGCAGATACCAGGGTTCCGAGCTCCCGGGTTCCCAACTCCGCCATGCCACCCCCTCCCCGCGCCCTCAGAGGTCCCCTCCTTCCGCCACCAACCTGCGGCCAGCCAAAGGGAGGAGACTTGGGCACGGCCCACTGCCTTAGCCACTCTGAGTCGCTGCTGGCTGCACCTTCCATTCTCCCAGGCTGCGGGGGACGCAAGCGCCATGCAGCCGGGTTGTGCACTGCCCCAGTGTCATCCCGAACCTCCAATAGTCACTGTGGCTGTGAAAACTATACACCAGGAGGGTCAAGCAGAGTCCCAGTGCGAAGGCACAAAGGCTGCTCGAAGTCCCAACTGTCTGCACAATAAGTCCCCCCTCATGGGAGCGGCGTAATGGTTCAGGCCACTTGGGACACTCCCGGCTCCGGGTTTGAACCCGCCAGCTTCTTCGGAGCGCAAGAGCGAGTTTCTGCGCAACTTCCAGGTCAAGTGAATGCAGCTGGCCGCCCAAGATGGGGCCGCCAGCTGGGCCACTTATGGCCCAGGGGAGGGTACTGGTGGAGAAAGCAGGGCAGGGTGCTTGGGACCTCTTCACTGGACTTGGGCATTTTAGAAGCCAGAGAACTCAGGCTGCTGTGAACAGAAACAGAATGGCTGACGAGTGGTCAATTCGCCCTGGAGAAGGTCTCGAAGCCCAAGGGCCACCTGTTACCACCTGCTACCAAGGGCTACCTATTACCTGTTCTCCCAATTCTTGCAGACAGGGTCCTGAGCCAACCCCTCCTAGCAGCTGTTGCCGTAAGAGCGTGCGGAAGCTCTTGGCCACGCCCACCAGCTCTCCTTGGGACGGGACTGGGAGGGCGCTGGGGCAGTGGGAGGGGCGGAGCAGGCTTTTCCTAGGGAATGTGCAACCCTATCCCACAATCGCCCCAGTCTAGCTCTGGGTGTAGTTACCATTGCACGCCGGGAAAGTGTTGTGGGGACAACAGCTCCACCTCCCGGACTCCGCCCACTGCACTCAGTTCTCTCCAAGCCTCTTTCCCAGTTCCCACTCGCGCCAGGTGACACTCAGAGCTGACACTATGGTTCATCAAGTGCTCTACCGGGCGCTGGTCTCCACCAAGTGGCTGGCTGAGTCCATTCGGTCTGGCAGCCTGGGGCCCGGCCTTCGGGTGCTGGACGCGTCATGGTACTCTCCCGGGACCCGCCAGGCCCGCAAAGAGTATCAAGAACGGCACGTGCCTGGTGCGTCCTTCTTTGATATAGAGGAATGTCGGGACACGGCTTCGCCTTATGAGATGATGCTGCCCAGTGAGGCCCACTTTGGGGACTACGTGGGAAGGCTGGGAATCAGCAACGACACACACGTGGTGGTGTACGATGGAGACGACCTGGGCAGCTTCTATGCACCCAGAGTATGGTGGATGTTCCGTGTATTTGGCCACCGCACTGTATCAGTGCTCAATGGTGGTTTCCGGAACTGGGTGAAGGAGGGCCACCCGGTGACATCTGAGCCCTCACGGCCAGAGCCAGCTGTTTTCAAAGCCACACTGGACCGCTCCCTGCTCAAGACCTATGAGCAGGTCCTGGAGAACCTCCAGTCTAAAAGGTTCCAGCTGGTGGACTCTCGGGCCCAAGGACGGTACCTGGGTACAGAACCGGAGCCCGATATAGTAGGTAGGTGTCCCTGTGGCCTTTGGGGAGGATTGTCAACAGGAGGATGGGGAATCAGAATAGTTGGGACCCTCAACCCCTCCATGTAGACGTCTTtctatctgtaaaatggaaggGGACAGCCAACCTTGAAGGCTTTTACAGCTCTGATATGTGAAGGCCCAGTGTGCCCATAGCTCCGTGCTAACAAGCTACCTGCATCAGTAGAGGTGACTGGTGGCCTGTCCACTCCTGTCCACTTCTAGGAACCAACTCTCCCACATGCACCACATGTACCAAAGGACATCCTACCCACAGCAAACATTTGCAGGACAGTACAGAAGTCTACAAATACACGCACACCCCCTAGATCTCAGAAACCCTTTCAAACACCAACAGGAACCTTCCCTGGGCTCTTCTGGTACCCTGACTAATGTTTTGAAAGCAGTTTTGTTAATACCTCAACAGCAGCTGCAGCCCATCTGTGGGGCTGTTACAGCAGCTCCTGGCGTGTGCCAGGGATATTGTTATGGGGAAATACCCCTAACTTGGGCGGGAAGACAAGCTGCCAGGATATTGCTACTTGGTCAGTTAAATGGCAGAGCCGGGATTTGAACCCAGTACTAATTTGTTTTAAACCAGGGCTCTAAACCCAGACGTAAACCCATTCAGTCCCACCACTACTTTGTAGGGTTCTGGGGAGCCTCTTGTGCCAGGTATTCCCAGAGAGACAGCCTTTGGATCCCCCTTTTGTGTgagtgctgggggagggagggctaAAGGAGTCTACACAGCTCAGAAGACCGAAAAAGCCTCAAAAAAGGAAATGCTGGTTTCTAGAGGCTTCTAAGCATAGGCAACTGCCAGGTCTTGCTTTTCCCGAACAAAGGACAGGTAGCCAGCAACctcttttcttagttttcttagtcCTGCCGGGCATGACTTAACTCGGGGTAACATTTTGCCTAACTTGTTGCAAAatgtctcttcctttctgtcagcTGAAGTCTGCAACACTGTTTTTACAGTCTTAATACTAAACCTTCACCCACTGAAcagagggaggctgaggcacaCAGGCAGGAGCAGGTCAAGGCCACACATCCAGTTCTGGCCAGAGCTCCTCAGTCCTGCTTTCTCTAGGCCTTTGATATCCCCGCCTGCTTTGCTCTGGGAAAAAGGTCGGGAGAGAAAGATTCATGCTCATTCAATACTTTCCGGAGATCCCTGGACATGGAATGCCTGCAGCCCCTTCTGGTCTTGActcacagagttttttttttttcttggaacttgtgctgggggaagggagggggaagctgGCTGTGGAGCTTTCCCAGCGGGCCGAGAAGCAAACGGAGAAATGAGTGCCACAGGACCCAAGTGTAACGTTCCCACCgttttgtagatgaggaaaaCCGAGGCTTGGAGAGGGGAGATGGCCTGGTTGAACTCTACAGAGCCTCTGTTCTCCATCActtcctatctcttctgattgccCTGGAGCGCCAGGGAGCCGGGGTTCTCATTCCAACTCGGGCGCTCTGATGTGGAGGGTACTCAGCCCGGCTTGACCTTACATTTCGCAATCATAAACAAGCAGAGGTCCCCAGCCCCGCCACATGCACATGCCTTTTGTTCCACGTGGCAAGCCGGTGAAGGGGCTCTTTGGAGGGGAAGGCACGGAGCAAAGTCCAGGGGCATCTAGACAAGAAGAGAATGGGCCACTTGCCCCATTCTGTTAGAGGGTTTGCTGGACACAAGTATACACTGCCAAGGTCATGGTCTGCTGCTTGAGATGGGTTCAGTGAGTTTCCCGTGGGTTCAGAAGTCCAGGTATAATACATGGGGGTTGGGGAAGCCTTGACTCTGAGTGTTCCCAAAGGGAGTGAAACAAAACTAGTAGTAGGTGCGGGTATGGGCGTggatgaggagggggagggggaggtgttgGTCCACACTAAGCATTTTGATTTGTAGTCTCCCGGCTGCAGTCACTTCTGGCATCCTCAGTAGGCTTGCTGAGGGCCTGGCCCCACTCCACTCAGGGTTACAGGCACCAAAGTGAGGCTTGTCTGCGGTTGTTGTGGAGGGTGGGGTGAGCCTGAGCAAACATAAAGAGGGGgtagggagagtgaagaaaggTCCAAACAGGTTTTCCTGGCCTCTAACAACCATGGCCTATGGGATCGTAATGTGCCTACTGACTTCAGTCTCCTCAGCCAAAGCTGGAACACAAATTCCTAGACTTTTAGGCAATTGAGGAACACAAGAAGTTATCTCAgtaattcccctgcctcagccttcctttctagGGGAGCTCAGAGTAACTAAAAAACATAGGCATTGGAGTCCTACTTGAATTCATGTGCCTCTGCTGTGTGTCCCTGGGGAAGTTATTGCCTCTCTCTGAACCTTTGACTCTCATTAGAGCCAGGAGGAAAGTCTCTTCAGCTTTGTGAGGAATGAGGGAGATACAGTTCTGTGGAGAACCCGCTTTGGGTGTGCTGGTTGCCAGAAGCTGCCTGAACACTGGCAGATTCgctgtggggaggggaggccGCAAGCATGCCACTGAACAGGGGTGGGAGATGACAGGCAGCTTGCTTCTTGCTGCAGGCCCCTTCCTCCTGTTGGCAGTGTTCCAGAGTTCTCTGGCCCCGCCTGTGGGTTCCCAGGACTGTGGCTTCTGTGCCTTTAAAGTCcccaggcagaggctggagagagggctcagtgagtaaagtccTTGCCTTGGGAGTGTAAGGACCTGGGTTAGATCCCCTGAGCCCACCTTGGGGACTCTGCTtgcccagcactagggaggcagagacagacagatctctggagctcacttcATCTGGCCTCGCTAAAACAGTAAATTCCAGGGGGATGGGCCAATGGGGAACGTTAGCCTGGGTGGTCCTCTCACCTCCATGCACATGTTCACAGGGATGCACTCTTTAAGCTGCCCCCCTACCAAAGCAAAacggaacaaaacaaaacaacaaaaccccaaatggGTCCTGAGCCTTTCTGGCAGAGGTAGCCACTGCTACATCCTCAGGCTGGGAGCCAAGGCTTCCCAGCATCCCTGGCTTCATTCTTACCCAGACAAGGCCCCTTTTATAGACTCAAGAAAACAATAAAGCTGGCATGTCATTGACAAGAAGAAAAGAGCACTCAGAGGCCCGAGTGCAAATACTCTTGCTCCCCAGTGACTGTGGGAAACTACTGTAACCTGACCGTTGATGTCCATAGGCCAACTGTTCCTCACTGACAGGGTTACACACAGCTGGTTTCAGGTCACAGCGGGAAGACATCTCTAGAGGTCACTGCCCTTTGCGAGCAGGAACATGTGTTCAGTCAGAGGACTGTTTGGGCTAGTGATTCTAGAATCTTCTTTGAGATGAGAGGATTCCCACATTGTTTCATTGaccaacatgtacacacagtgCTCAGAGTTCACTGGAGCCTTTTACGTCCAGGAGTGAGACTGAGGCCCAGGGGGCaagccttcctgtctgtctgatGCTGCTCAGTGCTGGGATGTGACTTCGTCATAGCAATCAAAGCCCTGtcctctgcttcccaccatgctgtCTCTGTCTTGCCCCGTGGTCCAAGTTTAAAGGTGGTGGGGATTTGGGGAACCTGAAGAGATGGAGGCAATTCTAGCATGGGCCTTACTCTCAGTGTTGTCTGTGGAGGGGTGCAGGGTGCACAGGGAAGAGAGATATGGTCGGGCATGCAGGGACTGATAAGGCATGGTTCCTTTGGGTGCTAACAGCCAGTGGCCCATTTTTGTTTGCAAGAGTGCCTTCCCCTTTTATTGGTTTGGTGTTTTGcaaacaaggtctcactctatagcccagactgatctgtaactcactatatagaccaggctagcttctgactattgatccttctgcctcagcctccagcatGCAGTGATTGCAGATGTGTGTTACCGTGCATACCCACCACTCATGCTGTTCTAGAACAGACCCTGGCCTGcccctcctctgccctgctctctctgtagcttcagagctGTGTGGAGGGGATGGCACAACCCCTGTACCTAGGAGAAGCACAGCATTGGGAGCCACAGCATGGGGCAGGCATCATTAGGGTTCAATAttggcctttttgtttgtttttcgaaacagggtttctctgtataacagtcccggctgtcctggaacttactctgtagaccaggttggcctcaaacgtacagagatccccctgcctctgtctctgtctcccgagtgctgagattaaaggtgtgcaccaccacacccagctcaatatttgtctttgttcatttatcctCACCCAGGGGCATTCACTCCCTAGAGAGAAACTGGGGTGCAGAGAGGTCACAGTACTTACTTAAAGACACCAGAGTAGTAAGTGGTAGAGCTAGGATCTGAACACGTGTCTGGTACCAGGTCCCTTCTCTTTTCACAACTACGTGCCTCACAGCAGCACCAAGACTGGGCCGTGGCCCTTGGCCtgcctgtttttctttgtgtctttagcCGAGTCATTTTATGTCAGCACACCTCAGTGTTTTTACCTGTGAAATAGCTTTACAGGCAAATTTATTTACTGACTCACAAAGCCAGTCAGCTTCCGTACTCCTGCAAACTGTTGCACAGGAGGGCCAGGCAGTTTCTTACCACCATGTCCTTAGAAGTTAGCacagtgccgggcggtggtggcacacgcctttaatcccagcactcgggaggcagaggcaggcggatctctgtgagttcgagaccagcctggtctacaagagctagttccaggacagactccaaaaccacagagaaaccctgtctcgaaaaaccacaaaaaaaaaaaaaaaagaagttagcaCAGTGTGTAGCTTCTATGTGAATTCATTCCTCCTGCTCTACCTAGTAATCGCAGGAGACAGGTGTGTACTACTGAGCCCATTTCACAGGTGAGAAAACCTGAGGGGTAGAGAGCAGAGGCAATTTGCATAAGTTAGGG
The Microtus pennsylvanicus isolate mMicPen1 chromosome 2, mMicPen1.hap1, whole genome shotgun sequence DNA segment above includes these coding regions:
- the Tst gene encoding thiosulfate sulfurtransferase, whose amino-acid sequence is MVHQVLYRALVSTKWLAESIRSGSLGPGLRVLDASWYSPGTRQARKEYQERHVPGASFFDIEECRDTASPYEMMLPSEAHFGDYVGRLGISNDTHVVVYDGDDLGSFYAPRVWWMFRVFGHRTVSVLNGGFRNWVKEGHPVTSEPSRPEPAVFKATLDRSLLKTYEQVLENLQSKRFQLVDSRAQGRYLGTEPEPDIVGLDSGHIRGSVNMPFMNFLTKDGFEKSPEELRAIFQDKKVDLSQPLIATCRKGVTACHVALAAYLCGKPDVAVYDGSWSEWFRRAPPETRVSQGKSGKA